One genomic window of Capricornis sumatraensis isolate serow.1 chromosome 15, serow.2, whole genome shotgun sequence includes the following:
- the LZTS3 gene encoding leucine zipper putative tumor suppressor 3 isoform X2: MAKLETLPVRADPGRDPLLAFAPRPSELGPPDPRLAMGSVGSGVAHTQEFAMKSVGTRTGGGGSQGSFPGPRGSGVSRERPGRYPSEDKALANSLYLNGELRGSDHTDVCGNVVGSSGGSSSSGGSDKAPPQYREPSHPPKLLATSGKLDQCSEPLVRPSAFKPVVPKNFHSMQNLCPPQTNGTPEGRQGPGGLKGGLDKSRTMTPAGGGGSGLSDSGRNSLTSLPTYSSSYSQHLAPLSASTSHINRIGTASYGSGSGGGSSGGSGYQDLATSDSGRASSKSGSSSSMGRPGHLGSGEGGGGGLPFAACSPPSPSALIQELEERLWEKEQEVAALRRSLEQSEAAVAQVLEERQKAWERELAELRQGCSGKLQQVARRAQRAQQGLQLQVLRLQQDKKQLQEEAARLMRQREELEDKVAACQKEQADFLPRMEETKWEVCQKAGEISLLKQQLKDSQADVSQKLNEIVGLRSQLREGRASLREKEEQLLSLRDSFSSKQASLELGEGELPSACLKPALTPVDPAEPQDALATCESDEAKMRRQAGVAAAASLVSLDGEVDAGGESGTRALRREVGRLQAELAAERRARERQGASFAEERRVWLEEKEKVIEYQKQLQLSYVEMYQRNQQLERRLRERGAAGGASTPTPQHGEEKKAWTPSRLERIESTEI, from the exons ATGGCGAAGCTGGAGACACTGCCTGTGCGTGCTGACCCAGGGCGAGATCCCCTCCTGGCCTTTGCCCCTCGGCCCTCTGAGCTCGGACCCCCAGACCCTCGCCTGGCcatgggcagtgtgggcagtggaGTGGCCCACACCCAGGAGTTTGCCATGAAAAGTGTGGGCACCCGcacggggggtgggggcagccaggGCAGTTTCCCTGGTCCCCGTGGCAGTGGGGTCAGCAGGGAGAGGCCAGGCCGCTACCCCTCCGAGGACAAGGCTCTCGCCAATTCACTCTACCTCAATGGCGAGCTACGGGGCAGCGATCACACGGACGTCTGTGGCAACGTGGTgggcagcagcggcggcagcagcagcagtggcggcAGTGATAAGGCCCCCCCACAGTATCGTGAGCCCAGCCACCCGCCCAagctcctggccacctctggcAAGCTAGACCAG TGCTCAGAGCCGCTAGTTCGGCCTTCGGCCTTCAAGCCTGTTGTACCCAAGAACTTCCACTCCATGCAGAACTTGTGCCCCCCACAGACCAACGGGACCCCTGAGGGACGAcagggccctggtggcctcaagggTGGACTGGACAAGTCTCGGACCATGACCCCAGCGGGCGGGGGTGGGAGCGGCCTCTCAGACTCAGGCCGGAACTCACTCACAAGCCTGCCCACCTACAGTTCCAGCTATAGCCAGCACCTGGCGCCCCTCAGTGCCTCCACCAGCCATATCAACCGCATTGGCACTGCCAGCTATGGTAGTGGCAGTGGTGGTGGCAGCAGTGGTGGGTCGGGCTACCAGGACCTGGCAACATCTGACAGTGGGCGGGCCTCCAGCAAGAGTGGGTCATCCTCATCCATGGGGCGACCAGGTCACCTGGGATCCggggagggtggaggaggaggccTGCCATTTGCGGCCTGCTCACCACCTTCGCCCAGTGCTCTGATCCAGGAGCTAGAGGAGCGGCTGTgggagaaggagcaggaggtggCAGCTCTGCGGCGTAGCCTGGAGCAGAGTGAGGCGGCAGTGGCCCAGGTGCTGGAGGAGCGGCAGAAGGCCTGGGAGCGTGAGCTGGCTGAGCTGCGGCAGGGCTGCAGTGGCAAGCTGCAGCAGGTGGCCCGGCGTGCCCAGCGCGCCCAGCAAGGCCTGCAGCTACAGGTGCTGCGGCTGCAGCAGGACAAGAAGCAGCTACAGGAGGAGGCAGCCCGGCTGATGCGGCAGCGGGAAGAGCTTGAGGACAAGGTTGCCGCCTGCCAGAAGGAACAGGCCGACTTCCTGCCCCGGATGGAGGAAACTAAGTGGGAG GTATGCCAGAAGGCTGGGGAGATTTCCCTTCTGAAGCAGCAGCTGAAGGACTCGCAGGCAGACGTGTCCCAGAAGCTGAATGAGATTGTTGGGCTGCGCTCACAGCTGCGGGAGGGCCGGGCCTCCCTGCGGGAGAAGGAGGAGCAGCTGCTCAGCCTGAGGGACTCCTTCAGCAGCAAACAGGCCAGCCTGGAGCTGGGTGAGGGAGAGCTGCCCTCTGCCTGCCTCAAGCCGGCGCTGACCCCAGTGGACCCGGCTGAGCCACAGGATGCACTGGCCACCTGCGAGAGCGATGAGGCTAAGATGCGCCGTCAGGCTGGGGTGGCTGCTGCCGCCTCCTTGGTTTCCTTGGATGGGGAGGTGGATGCTGGTGGGGAGAGTGGGACGCGGGCCCTGAGGCGGGAGGTGGGGCGGCTGCAGGCTGAGCTGGCAGCTGAGCGGCGAGCCCGGGAGCGCCAGGGTGCCAGCTTTGCAGAGGAGCGCCGAGTgtggctggaggagaaggagaaggtcaTCGAGTACCAGAAGCAGCTGCAGCTGAGTTATGTGGAGATGTACCAGCGCAACCAGCAGCTAGAGCGGCGGCTGCGAGAGCGAGGGGCTGCGGGAGGTGCCAGCACACCTACACCCCAACACGGGGAGGAGAAGAAAGCCTGGACCCCCTCCCGCCTTGAGCGCATCGAGTCCACAGAAATATAA
- the LZTS3 gene encoding leucine zipper putative tumor suppressor 3 isoform X1 has product MAPADRASEGPRLEAPSAPHPLGECPPGLVMAKLETLPVRADPGRDPLLAFAPRPSELGPPDPRLAMGSVGSGVAHTQEFAMKSVGTRTGGGGSQGSFPGPRGSGVSRERPGRYPSEDKALANSLYLNGELRGSDHTDVCGNVVGSSGGSSSSGGSDKAPPQYREPSHPPKLLATSGKLDQCSEPLVRPSAFKPVVPKNFHSMQNLCPPQTNGTPEGRQGPGGLKGGLDKSRTMTPAGGGGSGLSDSGRNSLTSLPTYSSSYSQHLAPLSASTSHINRIGTASYGSGSGGGSSGGSGYQDLATSDSGRASSKSGSSSSMGRPGHLGSGEGGGGGLPFAACSPPSPSALIQELEERLWEKEQEVAALRRSLEQSEAAVAQVLEERQKAWERELAELRQGCSGKLQQVARRAQRAQQGLQLQVLRLQQDKKQLQEEAARLMRQREELEDKVAACQKEQADFLPRMEETKWEVCQKAGEISLLKQQLKDSQADVSQKLNEIVGLRSQLREGRASLREKEEQLLSLRDSFSSKQASLELGEGELPSACLKPALTPVDPAEPQDALATCESDEAKMRRQAGVAAAASLVSLDGEVDAGGESGTRALRREVGRLQAELAAERRARERQGASFAEERRVWLEEKEKVIEYQKQLQLSYVEMYQRNQQLERRLRERGAAGGASTPTPQHGEEKKAWTPSRLERIESTEI; this is encoded by the exons ATGGCCCCTGCAGACCGGGCCTCGGAGGGTCCCAGGCTTGAGGCCCCATCGGCCCCCCACCCCCTTGGAGAG TGCCCCCCTGGCTTAGTCATGGCGAAGCTGGAGACACTGCCTGTGCGTGCTGACCCAGGGCGAGATCCCCTCCTGGCCTTTGCCCCTCGGCCCTCTGAGCTCGGACCCCCAGACCCTCGCCTGGCcatgggcagtgtgggcagtggaGTGGCCCACACCCAGGAGTTTGCCATGAAAAGTGTGGGCACCCGcacggggggtgggggcagccaggGCAGTTTCCCTGGTCCCCGTGGCAGTGGGGTCAGCAGGGAGAGGCCAGGCCGCTACCCCTCCGAGGACAAGGCTCTCGCCAATTCACTCTACCTCAATGGCGAGCTACGGGGCAGCGATCACACGGACGTCTGTGGCAACGTGGTgggcagcagcggcggcagcagcagcagtggcggcAGTGATAAGGCCCCCCCACAGTATCGTGAGCCCAGCCACCCGCCCAagctcctggccacctctggcAAGCTAGACCAG TGCTCAGAGCCGCTAGTTCGGCCTTCGGCCTTCAAGCCTGTTGTACCCAAGAACTTCCACTCCATGCAGAACTTGTGCCCCCCACAGACCAACGGGACCCCTGAGGGACGAcagggccctggtggcctcaagggTGGACTGGACAAGTCTCGGACCATGACCCCAGCGGGCGGGGGTGGGAGCGGCCTCTCAGACTCAGGCCGGAACTCACTCACAAGCCTGCCCACCTACAGTTCCAGCTATAGCCAGCACCTGGCGCCCCTCAGTGCCTCCACCAGCCATATCAACCGCATTGGCACTGCCAGCTATGGTAGTGGCAGTGGTGGTGGCAGCAGTGGTGGGTCGGGCTACCAGGACCTGGCAACATCTGACAGTGGGCGGGCCTCCAGCAAGAGTGGGTCATCCTCATCCATGGGGCGACCAGGTCACCTGGGATCCggggagggtggaggaggaggccTGCCATTTGCGGCCTGCTCACCACCTTCGCCCAGTGCTCTGATCCAGGAGCTAGAGGAGCGGCTGTgggagaaggagcaggaggtggCAGCTCTGCGGCGTAGCCTGGAGCAGAGTGAGGCGGCAGTGGCCCAGGTGCTGGAGGAGCGGCAGAAGGCCTGGGAGCGTGAGCTGGCTGAGCTGCGGCAGGGCTGCAGTGGCAAGCTGCAGCAGGTGGCCCGGCGTGCCCAGCGCGCCCAGCAAGGCCTGCAGCTACAGGTGCTGCGGCTGCAGCAGGACAAGAAGCAGCTACAGGAGGAGGCAGCCCGGCTGATGCGGCAGCGGGAAGAGCTTGAGGACAAGGTTGCCGCCTGCCAGAAGGAACAGGCCGACTTCCTGCCCCGGATGGAGGAAACTAAGTGGGAG GTATGCCAGAAGGCTGGGGAGATTTCCCTTCTGAAGCAGCAGCTGAAGGACTCGCAGGCAGACGTGTCCCAGAAGCTGAATGAGATTGTTGGGCTGCGCTCACAGCTGCGGGAGGGCCGGGCCTCCCTGCGGGAGAAGGAGGAGCAGCTGCTCAGCCTGAGGGACTCCTTCAGCAGCAAACAGGCCAGCCTGGAGCTGGGTGAGGGAGAGCTGCCCTCTGCCTGCCTCAAGCCGGCGCTGACCCCAGTGGACCCGGCTGAGCCACAGGATGCACTGGCCACCTGCGAGAGCGATGAGGCTAAGATGCGCCGTCAGGCTGGGGTGGCTGCTGCCGCCTCCTTGGTTTCCTTGGATGGGGAGGTGGATGCTGGTGGGGAGAGTGGGACGCGGGCCCTGAGGCGGGAGGTGGGGCGGCTGCAGGCTGAGCTGGCAGCTGAGCGGCGAGCCCGGGAGCGCCAGGGTGCCAGCTTTGCAGAGGAGCGCCGAGTgtggctggaggagaaggagaaggtcaTCGAGTACCAGAAGCAGCTGCAGCTGAGTTATGTGGAGATGTACCAGCGCAACCAGCAGCTAGAGCGGCGGCTGCGAGAGCGAGGGGCTGCGGGAGGTGCCAGCACACCTACACCCCAACACGGGGAGGAGAAGAAAGCCTGGACCCCCTCCCGCCTTGAGCGCATCGAGTCCACAGAAATATAA
- the LZTS3 gene encoding leucine zipper putative tumor suppressor 3 isoform X3, whose amino-acid sequence MAPADRASEGPRLEAPSAPHPLGECPPGLVMAKLETLPVRADPGRDPLLAFAPRPSELGPPDPRLAMGSVGSGVAHTQEFAMKSVGTRTGGGGSQGSFPGPRGSGVSRERPGRYPSEDKALANSLYLNGELRGSDHTDVCGNVVGSSGGSSSSGGSDKAPPQYREPSHPPKLLATSGKLDQCSEPLVRPSAFKPVVPKNFHSMQNLCPPQTNGTPEGRQGPGGLKGGLDKSRTMTPAGGGGSGLSDSGRNSLTSLPTYSSSYSQHLAPLSASTSHINRIGTASYGSGSGGGSSGGSGYQDLATSDSGRASSKSGSSSSMGRPGHLGSGEGGGGGLPFAACSPPSPSALIQELEERLWEKEQEVAALRRSLEQSEAAVAQVLEERQKAWERELAELRQGCSGKLQQVARRAQRAQQGLQLQVLRLQQDKKQLQEEAARLMRQREELEDKVCQKAGEISLLKQQLKDSQADVSQKLNEIVGLRSQLREGRASLREKEEQLLSLRDSFSSKQASLELGEGELPSACLKPALTPVDPAEPQDALATCESDEAKMRRQAGVAAAASLVSLDGEVDAGGESGTRALRREVGRLQAELAAERRARERQGASFAEERRVWLEEKEKVIEYQKQLQLSYVEMYQRNQQLERRLRERGAAGGASTPTPQHGEEKKAWTPSRLERIESTEI is encoded by the exons ATGGCCCCTGCAGACCGGGCCTCGGAGGGTCCCAGGCTTGAGGCCCCATCGGCCCCCCACCCCCTTGGAGAG TGCCCCCCTGGCTTAGTCATGGCGAAGCTGGAGACACTGCCTGTGCGTGCTGACCCAGGGCGAGATCCCCTCCTGGCCTTTGCCCCTCGGCCCTCTGAGCTCGGACCCCCAGACCCTCGCCTGGCcatgggcagtgtgggcagtggaGTGGCCCACACCCAGGAGTTTGCCATGAAAAGTGTGGGCACCCGcacggggggtgggggcagccaggGCAGTTTCCCTGGTCCCCGTGGCAGTGGGGTCAGCAGGGAGAGGCCAGGCCGCTACCCCTCCGAGGACAAGGCTCTCGCCAATTCACTCTACCTCAATGGCGAGCTACGGGGCAGCGATCACACGGACGTCTGTGGCAACGTGGTgggcagcagcggcggcagcagcagcagtggcggcAGTGATAAGGCCCCCCCACAGTATCGTGAGCCCAGCCACCCGCCCAagctcctggccacctctggcAAGCTAGACCAG TGCTCAGAGCCGCTAGTTCGGCCTTCGGCCTTCAAGCCTGTTGTACCCAAGAACTTCCACTCCATGCAGAACTTGTGCCCCCCACAGACCAACGGGACCCCTGAGGGACGAcagggccctggtggcctcaagggTGGACTGGACAAGTCTCGGACCATGACCCCAGCGGGCGGGGGTGGGAGCGGCCTCTCAGACTCAGGCCGGAACTCACTCACAAGCCTGCCCACCTACAGTTCCAGCTATAGCCAGCACCTGGCGCCCCTCAGTGCCTCCACCAGCCATATCAACCGCATTGGCACTGCCAGCTATGGTAGTGGCAGTGGTGGTGGCAGCAGTGGTGGGTCGGGCTACCAGGACCTGGCAACATCTGACAGTGGGCGGGCCTCCAGCAAGAGTGGGTCATCCTCATCCATGGGGCGACCAGGTCACCTGGGATCCggggagggtggaggaggaggccTGCCATTTGCGGCCTGCTCACCACCTTCGCCCAGTGCTCTGATCCAGGAGCTAGAGGAGCGGCTGTgggagaaggagcaggaggtggCAGCTCTGCGGCGTAGCCTGGAGCAGAGTGAGGCGGCAGTGGCCCAGGTGCTGGAGGAGCGGCAGAAGGCCTGGGAGCGTGAGCTGGCTGAGCTGCGGCAGGGCTGCAGTGGCAAGCTGCAGCAGGTGGCCCGGCGTGCCCAGCGCGCCCAGCAAGGCCTGCAGCTACAGGTGCTGCGGCTGCAGCAGGACAAGAAGCAGCTACAGGAGGAGGCAGCCCGGCTGATGCGGCAGCGGGAAGAGCTTGAGGACAAG GTATGCCAGAAGGCTGGGGAGATTTCCCTTCTGAAGCAGCAGCTGAAGGACTCGCAGGCAGACGTGTCCCAGAAGCTGAATGAGATTGTTGGGCTGCGCTCACAGCTGCGGGAGGGCCGGGCCTCCCTGCGGGAGAAGGAGGAGCAGCTGCTCAGCCTGAGGGACTCCTTCAGCAGCAAACAGGCCAGCCTGGAGCTGGGTGAGGGAGAGCTGCCCTCTGCCTGCCTCAAGCCGGCGCTGACCCCAGTGGACCCGGCTGAGCCACAGGATGCACTGGCCACCTGCGAGAGCGATGAGGCTAAGATGCGCCGTCAGGCTGGGGTGGCTGCTGCCGCCTCCTTGGTTTCCTTGGATGGGGAGGTGGATGCTGGTGGGGAGAGTGGGACGCGGGCCCTGAGGCGGGAGGTGGGGCGGCTGCAGGCTGAGCTGGCAGCTGAGCGGCGAGCCCGGGAGCGCCAGGGTGCCAGCTTTGCAGAGGAGCGCCGAGTgtggctggaggagaaggagaaggtcaTCGAGTACCAGAAGCAGCTGCAGCTGAGTTATGTGGAGATGTACCAGCGCAACCAGCAGCTAGAGCGGCGGCTGCGAGAGCGAGGGGCTGCGGGAGGTGCCAGCACACCTACACCCCAACACGGGGAGGAGAAGAAAGCCTGGACCCCCTCCCGCCTTGAGCGCATCGAGTCCACAGAAATATAA